In a single window of the Candidatus Melainabacteria bacterium genome:
- a CDS encoding S41 family peptidase, with protein MLERKRVARIGIPLLSCMLFFGLQSLMVKGEKSPNQPQVMNLDGVVLAQSTRSTVVPQVLYQKAWKLIKDSYYDQKFGEKNNKDGAQDWNRWEHHYDGKLKTSDDAHKAIETMLASLGDPYTRFLDRDAFDDEKSQIDAHLFGVGMQLGMNKEHKVVVIAPIEDTPAFRAGVQPGDEITEVDKKPVKGQSLDTVVKQIRGPIKTKVNITLMRKAEKKSVILERAEIPIRAVATSELLPGNIGYIRLDSFISSKANAEMKSALKKLSGADGIILDLRNNPGGLLANAIEIANMFLDKGIIVSTIDADGYKTSQMSSSSPITHQPMIVLINGGSASASEILSGALRDNGRAKLVGQKSFGKGLVQAINKLEDGSGINVTIARYLTPNDTDIHKQGITPDYLVKLEDKDYTTGRGPWWIDLSYSNFKKAPTDNKDIQLNKAVEVIKDTIAKTSGKQTAQAGETAKN; from the coding sequence TAGCTCAGTCGACCCGTTCTACGGTCGTGCCTCAAGTGCTTTACCAGAAAGCCTGGAAACTCATTAAAGACTCCTATTACGACCAGAAATTCGGCGAAAAGAACAACAAAGACGGCGCTCAGGACTGGAACCGCTGGGAGCACCACTATGACGGCAAGCTGAAAACGTCAGACGATGCGCACAAGGCCATCGAAACAATGCTCGCCAGCCTTGGGGACCCATACACCCGGTTTCTCGACCGCGACGCCTTCGACGACGAGAAGTCGCAAATCGACGCCCACCTCTTCGGTGTCGGTATGCAGCTGGGCATGAACAAAGAGCACAAGGTTGTAGTAATCGCGCCTATCGAGGACACACCTGCCTTCAGAGCCGGGGTGCAACCGGGTGACGAAATTACCGAAGTCGACAAAAAGCCTGTTAAAGGTCAATCGCTCGACACCGTCGTTAAGCAGATACGTGGACCGATCAAGACAAAGGTCAACATTACGTTGATGCGCAAGGCTGAGAAGAAGTCTGTAATTCTCGAACGAGCAGAAATTCCAATTCGTGCTGTCGCAACCAGTGAGTTGCTGCCTGGAAACATCGGCTATATCAGATTGGACAGCTTCATATCATCCAAGGCAAACGCCGAGATGAAGTCCGCATTGAAGAAACTGTCGGGAGCAGACGGCATTATTCTCGACCTGAGAAACAATCCGGGCGGACTTCTCGCCAACGCCATCGAAATTGCCAACATGTTCCTCGACAAGGGCATCATCGTTAGCACTATCGATGCTGATGGCTACAAGACTTCGCAGATGTCTTCCAGCAGCCCGATTACGCACCAGCCAATGATCGTCTTGATCAATGGTGGCAGCGCCAGTGCCAGTGAAATTCTCAGTGGTGCATTGCGCGACAACGGACGAGCCAAGCTCGTTGGTCAAAAATCATTCGGAAAGGGTCTGGTTCAAGCGATCAACAAACTCGAAGATGGCTCAGGCATCAACGTGACGATTGCTCGATACCTGACTCCAAACGACACTGATATCCACAAGCAAGGTATCACTCCGGACTATCTGGTAAAACTTGAAGACAAGGACTACACCACAGGTAGAGGTCCATGGTGGATCGACTTGAGTTACTCCAACTTCAAGAAAGCACCTACTGATAATAAGGACATTCAGTTGAACAAGGCAGTCGAAGTAATAAAAGACACGATTGCTAAAACTTCAGGGAAACAGACAGCCCAGGCTGGCGAAACCGCGAAGAACTGA
- a CDS encoding LysR family transcriptional regulator — translation MTKTPTLDSLRSFAVFADKLNFTHAAEALHISQPALHVKISELGETLGVPLYIRSGRGLELTEHGKKVARFGREIEDRLDVFMQELSGEKVMRPIVLAAGEGTYQYLLADAIQEFTRRGRDRLKLLTADREGIIEAIGSGRADLGVAPLETTPHGFTAVPLKKVTQVLVMPRDHYLAKKKSIKLADLSGEKLIVPPSNRPHRQMLSMALQSAGVEWEVAVEAQGWELMLRFVQLKLGLAVVHSSCTIPRTLVTRPIPSLPNIHYHLLHLIGTDSRSDIARLKSIVLTMQ, via the coding sequence ATGACTAAAACACCAACTCTGGACTCCTTGCGTTCGTTTGCCGTCTTCGCCGACAAATTGAATTTCACGCATGCTGCGGAAGCGCTGCACATCTCACAGCCGGCCCTGCACGTCAAAATAAGTGAGCTGGGTGAAACATTGGGTGTACCTCTCTACATTCGTTCCGGTCGAGGTCTCGAACTGACCGAGCATGGCAAAAAGGTGGCCCGCTTCGGTCGAGAAATCGAGGACCGCCTGGATGTCTTCATGCAGGAATTGAGCGGCGAGAAAGTGATGCGACCTATTGTTCTTGCTGCCGGGGAGGGGACCTATCAATACTTGCTAGCTGATGCGATTCAAGAATTCACGCGTAGAGGACGGGACCGGCTCAAACTGTTGACGGCAGACCGGGAGGGAATAATCGAAGCGATCGGCTCAGGTCGAGCAGATCTGGGCGTTGCACCGTTAGAAACCACACCGCATGGCTTCACTGCTGTGCCTCTCAAGAAGGTTACTCAGGTTCTGGTGATGCCTCGCGATCATTACCTGGCTAAGAAAAAATCGATTAAACTCGCTGATCTGTCTGGCGAAAAGCTTATTGTGCCGCCATCAAATCGTCCTCATCGCCAGATGCTTTCGATGGCGCTGCAATCGGCTGGAGTGGAATGGGAAGTGGCTGTTGAAGCACAGGGCTGGGAGCTCATGCTTCGATTTGTGCAATTGAAACTTGGGCTGGCTGTGGTTCATTCGTCATGCACTATTCCACGAACACTGGTGACACGACCAATTCCTTCCCTGCCGAATATTCACTATCACTTGCTTCATTTGATTGGAACAGACAGCCGTTCTGACATCGCAAGGCTGAAGTCGATCGTTCTGACAATGCAATAA
- a CDS encoding RNA 2'-phosphotransferase, giving the protein MTWDDIRVSKFLALVLRHKPEEIGLHLDAHGWAQVDELLQAVSRKGCPLDFSRLNSIVKNNDKKRFQFNDDRSKIRAAQGHSTDIDLNLKPAQPPDLLYHGTATRFVDSIKQLGLQKQKRHHVHLSARIETAIEVGKRYGKPLVLNVNSRQMAADGYQFFLSDNSVWLTDHVPVQYIEFPES; this is encoded by the coding sequence ATGACCTGGGATGACATTCGAGTCAGTAAGTTTCTTGCGCTCGTTCTGCGCCACAAACCAGAAGAAATCGGACTTCACCTGGACGCACATGGCTGGGCTCAGGTAGACGAGCTGCTTCAAGCCGTTTCGCGAAAAGGTTGTCCCCTCGACTTCAGCCGGCTCAACTCAATCGTCAAGAACAATGACAAAAAGAGATTTCAGTTCAACGACGATCGCTCAAAGATTCGTGCAGCCCAGGGGCACTCTACTGATATCGATCTAAATCTTAAACCAGCGCAGCCCCCTGATCTTCTCTACCACGGCACAGCCACCCGTTTTGTGGATTCCATCAAGCAACTCGGATTGCAAAAGCAGAAGAGACACCACGTGCATCTGTCCGCTCGAATAGAGACGGCTATCGAAGTAGGGAAGCGCTATGGAAAACCGTTAGTTCTCAATGTGAATAGCCGTCAGATGGCTGCTGACGGCTATCAGTTTTTCCTGAGCGACAACAGTGTCTGGCTCACAGACCATGTACCGGTTCAGTACATAGAATTTCCAGAGAGCTGA
- a CDS encoding acyl-CoA thioesterase, translating into MSESLQRDPAIRVVLLPRDTNKHGTIFGGIILSYIDLAGAAEVQKSTRQRIVTVAIKEVVFKAPVLVGEVVSFYTHTTRIGNTSISVHVDVEVQRGQERIAVTSADMTFVCVDEHGHPTQVIRIAS; encoded by the coding sequence GTGAGTGAAAGTTTGCAGCGCGATCCTGCAATTCGCGTGGTTTTGCTGCCTCGCGACACTAATAAACACGGTACGATTTTTGGTGGAATTATCCTGAGCTATATCGACCTTGCCGGCGCCGCCGAGGTCCAGAAGAGCACAAGACAGCGCATTGTCACGGTTGCCATCAAGGAGGTCGTCTTCAAGGCTCCAGTGCTTGTTGGTGAGGTTGTGAGCTTCTATACACACACTACGAGAATCGGAAACACATCGATTTCCGTGCATGTCGACGTGGAAGTACAGCGCGGTCAAGAGCGTATCGCAGTCACATCGGCCGATATGACATTTGTCTGCGTTGATGAGCATGGACACCCGACTCAGGTGATACGTATCGCGTCCTGA
- a CDS encoding serine/threonine protein kinase has translation MVQDATRMTICTECGRKLPAGAKFCGYDGTRLNPNIGTTDLPGGSQLPKYCPACKKTYPLQAMFCPVDAARLATVTMTSTNSGDSRHWEEVAIAANRPDLSLQTNLVGKTIDYKYQVESVLGEGGMAVVYKCFHKQMERPVVIKVMQGWLLSSKNSLERFEREYKITAKLNHPNIVSIYDVGFLNGNEPYIVMEYIKGEALADRIARSGDLPLATVANIAVQICRGLQEAHSQNVIHRDLKPDNILLQEKSDRPDWVKIVDFGISHFAAGEAKRLTKTGRMVGTPEYISPEQLRDQPIDARTDLYSLGIILYEMIAGTVPFTAETAEAVLMKHLLSDVPSLTEHRDDVTDDSPFGLIVHKLLQKNPDERYDSATEVRLDIENALNQLMLNRGA, from the coding sequence ATGGTCCAAGACGCAACCAGAATGACGATATGTACCGAGTGCGGGCGTAAGTTGCCTGCCGGCGCCAAATTTTGTGGCTACGACGGCACTCGCCTGAATCCAAATATCGGCACCACTGACCTGCCTGGTGGCTCTCAACTGCCTAAATATTGTCCAGCCTGCAAGAAGACGTATCCGTTGCAGGCGATGTTCTGCCCTGTCGACGCGGCGCGTCTGGCGACCGTCACTATGACTTCTACGAATTCAGGCGACAGCCGTCACTGGGAGGAAGTGGCTATCGCCGCCAACCGTCCTGACTTGAGCTTGCAAACGAATCTGGTTGGAAAAACTATCGACTATAAATACCAGGTCGAATCCGTTCTTGGCGAAGGCGGCATGGCCGTCGTCTATAAGTGCTTTCACAAGCAGATGGAGCGACCGGTAGTAATCAAAGTTATGCAGGGTTGGCTGCTCTCCAGCAAAAACTCCCTTGAGCGATTTGAACGAGAGTACAAAATCACAGCGAAGTTGAATCATCCGAACATAGTGTCGATCTACGATGTCGGCTTTCTTAACGGCAATGAACCTTACATTGTTATGGAATATATCAAGGGCGAAGCGCTGGCAGATCGTATTGCTCGTTCTGGTGATTTGCCACTAGCCACGGTGGCGAATATTGCCGTTCAGATCTGTCGAGGACTGCAGGAAGCTCATTCTCAGAATGTTATTCACCGTGACTTGAAGCCGGACAACATTCTCTTACAGGAAAAATCCGATCGTCCTGACTGGGTGAAAATAGTCGATTTCGGCATCTCCCATTTCGCTGCCGGGGAAGCTAAACGGCTTACCAAGACCGGCAGAATGGTCGGTACGCCTGAATACATTTCACCGGAGCAACTGCGCGATCAGCCGATTGATGCTCGCACCGATTTGTATTCGCTCGGAATTATTCTCTATGAAATGATTGCCGGCACCGTGCCGTTCACAGCTGAAACTGCCGAAGCAGTGTTGATGAAGCACTTGCTATCAGACGTTCCGAGTTTGACGGAGCATCGCGATGACGTTACAGACGACTCGCCTTTTGGATTGATTGTGCATAAGTTGCTGCAGAAAAATCCTGATGAGCGATATGACAGCGCCACAGAAGTGCGATTGGATATTGAGAATGCGCTCAATCAGTTGATGTTGAACCGCGGCGCCTGA